The segment agcatcttgggtaattccagctttttggctaatatccacttatcaatgagtgcataccaagtgtgtttttctaacctcactcaggatgatattttctagttcattccatttgcctatgaatttcatgaagtcattgtttttgatagctgagtagtactccattgtgtagatgtaccacattttttaatccattcctctgttgaagggcatctggcttctttccagcttctggctattgtaaataaggctgctatgaacatagtggagcatgtgtctttattgtatgttggagtatcttttgggtatatgcccaagagaggtatagctgggtcctcaggtagtggaatgtccaattttctgaggaatctccagactgatttccagagcggttgtaccagtctgcaatcccaccaacaatggaggagtgttcctctttctccacatcctcgatagcttctgttgtcacctgagttttttttatcttagccattctgactgatgtgaggtggaatctcagggttgttttgatttgcatttccctgatgactaaggatgttgaacatttctttaggtgctttttggccatttgataatcctcagctgagaatgttttgtgtggctctgtgccccattttttaaatagggttatctggctctctggagtctaacttcctgagttctttgtatattttagatattagccctctatctgttgtaggattggtaaagattttttctcaatctgttggttgccattttgtcctaaccacagtgtcttttgcattacagaagctttgcagtttttttttattaacttgagtatttcttttgttttttttttaattaacttgagtatttcttatatacatttcaagtgttattccctttcccggtttccgggcaaacatccccctcccccctccctttccttatgggtgttcccctcccaaccctccccccattgccgccctccccccatagtctagttcactgggggttcagtcttagcaggacccagggcttccccttccactggtgctcttactaggatattcattgctacctatggggtcagagtccagggtcagtccatgtatagtctttaggtagtggcttagtccctggaagctctggttgcgtgacattgttgtacttttggggtctcgagccccttcaagctcttccagttctttctctgattccttcaacgggggcctattctcagttcagtggtttgctgctggcattcgcctctgtatttgctgtattctggctgtgtctctcaggagagatctacatccggttcctgtaggcctgcacttctttgcttcgtccatcttctctaattgggtggctgaatatgtatgggtcatatgtggggcaggctctgaatgggtgttccttcagtctctgttttaatctttgcctctcccttcccttatgactaaagatgttgaacatttctttaggtgtttctcagccattcggcattcctcagctgtgaattctttgtttagctctgaaccccatttttaatagggttatttgtttccctgcggtctaacttcttgagttctttgtatattttggatataaggcctctatctgttgtaggattggtaaagatcttttcccaatctgttggttgccgttttgaaAAGACAGCATtcttaacaaatggtgctggttaaactggaagccagcatgtagaagaatggaaatctattcattcttatctccttgtactaAGCTCAAGTTTAAGTGGGtcaaagatctccacataaaagcagatatacTGAAACTCGTAGAGAAGAaagtgggaagagccttgaacatatggaTACAAGGGAAATTTtcccaaacagaacaccaatggcttatgctctaagatcaaaaatcaacaaatggggcttcataaaattgcaaagcttctgtaaggcaaaggacactgtcaataggacaaaacggcaaccaacatattgggaaaggatctttaccaatcctaaatctgataaagggctaatatccaatatatagaacggattcaagaacttagactccagaaaaccaaataaccttattttgaccaatgtggaaatcagtctgaaggttcctcagaaaattggacatagtactacctgaggacccagctatacctctcttgggcatatacccaaaagatgctccaacatataacaaggacacctgctcattatgttcatagcaaccttatttataatagccagaagctggaaagaacccagatgtccttcaacagaggaatggatacagaaaatgtggtacatctacacaatggagtactactccgctattaaaaacaatgacttcatgaaattcataggcaaatggatgaaactagaaaatatcctgagtgaggtaacccagtcacaaaagaatacacatgtatgcactaactgttaagtggatattagcccaaaagctcagaatacccaagatacaattctcaGACAATATCAAGCTCAAGACaaaggaggaccaaagtgtgaatgcttcagtccttctaagaagggggaacaaaatactcacatgagGTAGAGCGTGGGAGGGAgttaggagaaagaaaggagggggggaggaaaggaaaacagagacaggtatgggaggagactgtgatgatatacagagggtcaggaatttgaacagaggtttgtagcaatgggggatgaaGAACAGGAGTTAACCACTAGCAAGTCCCACAAGCCTGGAAAgctagaggctcccaggacccaacaggcaTGAGATTAGCTAAAATGCCAAACAAAGaacatgtagagaccatatccagaggttaggcaaggccccaggTAGGGGaatgggaccacccactcatctccaaatttttatcccagaatggctcctgtctaaaggaaatactgggacaaagtttggacagagactgaaggaaaggccatccagtgactgccctACTGGGGATGcatcctatatacagacacccaacCCATACACTatttcagatgccaagaagtgcatgctgacagaagcctgatatagctgtctcctgagagactgtgcCAAAACCTGACAAATACTGAGGTGGATGTTCCTGCCAACCATCGaactgagcacagagaccccaatgAAAAAGTTAGagacaggactgaaggagctggaggggtttgcaaccccatcggaagaacaacaatatcaaacaaccagaccccaccagagctcccaaggactaaaccaccaaccaaagagtgcacatggagggactcatgctccagccacatatgtagcagaggatggcatcatctggcatcagtaggagtagaggcccttggtcctatgaaggctcgatgtcccagtgtaggggaatgccagggcagtgaggtaggagtCAGTCAGTGGGAAAGGGAGcactctcacagaagcaggggcaggagggatgagataggggggttccagaggggaaaccaggaaagggggtaacattggaaatgtaaatccATAAAATATCCAGTGAAAAATAATCTGGGACTATCTTGGACCTTTGAATAATCATTGTCCTCCTCTATGTGTGACCTAATAATGTTCTTGTGACCATCACAAGAAACCTTTGGGGAAACATTAATGTTACAGATCACTAGTTTCCACCAGACAATATGTATCTGAGGCCTGCAGCCCAGATTTCCCCACCCATCCTGCTAGAACTGGCCTAGCTGGTGTTTCCACCACTGTATTAGGAAAGTGTCTTGATTTAtgatgttctttgttttgttaccatgAAACGGTTACCAGGTTGGAATGGTATTTATGGAAATGTGAATATATGTTCATGGACTAGTCTCTCATGTTTGGCTTCAGAATTAACTGTATTGTTTTCTCCCCCCTTGAGATGAGATTTGTGTTTCTGCATCAACATACTAATATTAACTCTCAAGTCACAtactcactgtgtgtgtgaggtgtgtgtgtgtgtgtgtgtgtgtgtgtgtgtgtgtgtgtgtgtgtgtgtgtgaatgatacAGAATAACTACCCAAGCATTTAAGAGACCACAGGATAGTCCAGTAAGTTCAAAGAAGCCTTAGTAGATGCAGAAAGTTGCTAAAAGTGCAAAGATAGCTACTGCAGTGGGTAGATAGATATTAAGGAACTCAGTTGGAGAAAACTAGAGACAAGGCAGACACAAGCCACAGGGCCACAGCTTTAATCCAGGCCTTAGTTTTGAGTAGAGCTGCAAAAATGAGCTACAGGACTCTAGAGGTCTACAGGTAAGGTGAGAGACCAAAGGATCATGGAAGCTATGTGTAAGACTAGATCCACAGGGGTGAACAGACAGGTAGATTCCCAttagagggggaagaggaaaagtgtggcaggatcaggtatgggaaaagacagaagagaagtacagggggtcaggatatagaaatatgtagcactgggggatggggaactgggggtagtcactagaaagtcccagatgccagggaagtgagaggctccTAGgaaggacccaatggggatgactttagctgacatacccaacaaaggggagatagaacctgtagagaccacctccagtagataggcacagcccccagttgagagatggggccactcacacatctcaaaatttttaacccagatgTGTTCCTGTCcagaggaaagacagggacaaaaatggagccaagactgaaggaaaggtcatacagagactgacgatcccacctagggatccatcccacatgcagacaccaaacccagacactattgctgatgccaagaagtgcttgctgacaggaacctgaaagGCTGTTCTCcgggaggttctgccagcacctgacaaatacagatgcagatattcacagccaaccattggactgagcccaggaaccccattggaagagctaggggaaggactgaaggacctgaaggatattgcaaccccacaggaagaacagtatcaactaaccagaacacccagagcttccagagactaaaccatcaaccaaagagtatacatgaagggagccatggctccagatacatatgtagcaaaagatggccttatctggcatcagttgGAAGGGAAGCCCtcagtcctgtggaggcttgatgccccagcatagggggatgctagagcagtgaggcaggaatgggtgagtggttggaggagcaccctcatagaggcaaaagggaaaggggatgggagatttgtggaggggaaactgggaaggggaatatcatttgaaatataaacaaataaaactgataaatagggtagaatagaatagaatagaatagaatagaatagaatagaatagaatagaatagaatagaatagaatagaatacaCTGCATCTTCAGGGAGGACTGAGCTGAACCAAGATTCTTGCTTTTCAGGGGCAAGAGGCTTAAACCAGATTCCAACGGAAGAGTTTCCCTCCCCTTTTGTGCCCCTACACTTCCCTGTATTTCTGCCCTGCCTCATTACTTATTTTGCTCTTAAAAACAACATGTTTGTCAGTCTGTGCCTCACATGATGGTGCCAGACAGGTGGTGTTTATGCACAGTGGCATATAGTCATCCTGCCGCTGCAGTCAAACTAGAAGTGGAGCCAAGTGCACCTCCATACAAAGAactcacctgggacaaagcaaggcACAGTTTTACTGCATTTAAAAACGGCATAGCCTGATCTCTGCCATGGAGGAATAAGCCTGATCCATGCACTGTGGTTGAGAGGCCACCAAGCTACACAAAAGGGATAGATTATGAATTATGGTGGAGAGACCAACAACCACACAACAAGAGATGGATTTATTCAGGAATCACTACAATACCAGGAAAGTTACCAAAACAGAAGCAAATTCATGATGGGTCACTGGTGAtttacagagatggaagaggtaGCTTCTGTGGACAGAAAAGTCACTAAAAGGAACTCTCTAGGGTTAGTGGAGATGCTAGCCCAAGCAACCTAACCAGATTCTTCCTCAAGCAGACCTGGGTAATGAGACATCACCCGAGGGCCATAGAGGGTGAAGAACCTAACCAGACATCTAGGGCAATCAGATTCAAAGGGCGGGGTTTCTATAAGGCATCGTAATAGGATCCTTGATGAAACTGGACTGTGCAGGTCTGGCAAGAAACAGTTGAAAGTAGGACTCAGAGGAAGAGAGTCGTTTTTTCACCAGGtatgggctacagagtgagttattTGGAGGCCAATCTGCACTATGTTAAACCCTgtatcagaaataaaataaaacaaaaacttaccAAATCTTCTAACTTTTTCACTGCTTgttatttttcagaaaatattgTCCATAGTTACAAACTGCTAGTGTAACATAGAaagggatgattttttttaatccagtaGGTTTTTAGTTAGAATGAACCCGGGTAGCAAAAGGGTGGGTGAGTGAGAAAGGGGACCAGCATATTAATGTGAATCGTTCGTTATATATACAGGAGGCTCGTGAGGAGTGAGGTGGCTCTGAATTCCAGTTTACGGATGCTTTTGACAATGAAGCataaagatttaaagaaatgGCAGGACAGAACTGGAGAGGAGGTGGCTTAGTGGATAAGAGGACTTccgctcttgcagaagacctgagttcccagcacccatccacactgtggctcacaaccaactgtaactctagctccatggGGTCCAGTGTCCTCTACTGGCCtattcatacacatatttatacacataagactttttaaaacaaattttattttaaaaagaaaaatggcaaaaCTCAAAGCATTTTGGGTCTCTATGAGCAacaaattaaaggcaaagaaaCATCCAATAAAGATTAGTTGGGAGGTGGGCCTGGTCATCTGTGCCTGCATCCCAAGCTACTCTGGATaccgaggcaggaagatcatgaattAAAGGCCTCTTGaagctacagaatgagttctaggataaCCTGTGCAACTTAGGGAAAGTCTCTCTTGAAAGGGTGACTGTGGGAGAGAAAGATCAATACAGGTATAACTTACTGGCCTAGCCCACATGAGGCTGTAGGTTCACTCCCCAGTCCTGAGTGGCCAACTAGTTATAGAAGCCTGTAAATGCAGATCTCCCTGGGACTACATAATCTCTAGGCTCACAGGATTTCTCATGTCCAATGGTTAATTTTTCTAAGGGGTAGAAAGGATGGGAGGACAGTGTCATCTGTCTTAGTAAACCTATGTCCTTTTATTCTATGTAGGATTTTCATCATGGTAAAGTCCACATGGAAGGTCCCTGCCTCACTTATATAGCTGCACCCTACAGCTCAAGGCTGAAAGAAACTGCAAATATTTCCAGGAGCCCTCTGTGAAATAAGCTGAAGAACAAGATAGAAAGTGTTCTCCTTCAAAAAATAGGGCCTAACGAGATGGTTAGAACTTTTAACTCTGCTTCTTCAGCTAATTCTCTGATGTATGTTAGTTAGAATCAGTAGCAATGGGGAAGAGGGGAATAAGCACAATGACACTAGTAGAAAGAGCAACATAACTATGATCCCCACGCCTGGGAGATTCAGGTACAAGggacagaagttcaaggtcattctagactacatagcaagtttgagaccagcctggactacctgagaccctgttttattgttgttgttgttgttgttgttgttgttgttgttgttgttgttgttgttgtttgtttgtttgtttcattttgttttatacattttttctctgtctttattaacttgggtatttcttatttacatttcgatttgtattccctttcccggtttctgggccaacattcccctaacccctccccctcctcttctatgtgggtgttcccctccccatcctctccccattaccacccttgccccaacaatcatgttcactgggggttcagtcttggcaggaccaagggcttccccttccactggtgctcttactaggctattcattgctacctatgaggttggagcccagggtcagtccatgtatatagtctttgggtaatggcttagtccctagaagctctggttggttggcattgttgttcatatagggtctcaagccccttcaaggtctttcagtcctttctctgattccttcaacaggggtcccgttctcagttcagtggtttgctgctggcattcacctatgtatttgctgtattcttgctgtgtctctcaggagagatctacatccagttcctgtcagcctgcacttctttgcttcatccatcttatctagtttggtagctgtatatgtatgggccacatgtgtggcaggctctgaatgggtgttccttctgcctctgttctaaactttgcctccttattccctgccaagggtattcttgttcccctttaaaagaaggagtgaagcatttgcattgtggtcatccttcttgagtttcatgtgttctgtgcatctagggtaatttgagcatttgggctaatatccacttatcaatgagtgcataccatgtgtgtttttctgtgattgggttacctcactcaggatggtattttccagttccatccatttgcctaagaatttcataaagtcattgtttttgataactgagtagtattccattgtgtagatatactacatttttctgcatccattcctctgttgaagggcatctgggttctttccagcttctggctattataaataaggcttctatgaacaagcctctgaagaaagaaattgaagaagatctcagaagatggaaagatctcccatgctcatggattggcaggattaatatagtaaaaatggtcattttaccaaaagcaatctacagatgcaatccccatcaaaattccaacccaattcttcagagagttagacagaacaatttgcaaattcatctggaatgaaaaaaaacccaagatactaaaactatcctcaacaataaaaggacttccagaggaatcactatccctgaactccagcagtattacagagcaatagtgataaaaactgcatggtattggtacagagacagacagatagaccagtggaatagaattgaagacccagaaatgaacccacacacctatgggcacttgatttttgacaaaggagccaaaaccatcaaatggaaaaaagatagcattttcagcaaatggtgctggttcaactggaggtcagcatgtagaagaatgcagatcaatccatgcttactaccctgtacaaagcttaagttcaagtggatcaaggacctccacatcaaaccagatacactcaaactaatagaagaaaaagtggggaagcatctcgaacatatgggcactggagaaaatttcctgaacaaaacaccaatggattatgctctaagatcaagaatcgacaaatgggatctcataaaactgcaaagcttctgtaaagcaaaggacactgtggttaggacaaaacggcaaccaacagattgagaaaagatctttaccaatcctacaactcatagagggcttatatccaaaatatacaaagaacacaagaagttagactgcagggagacaaataatcctattaaaaaatggggttcagagctaaacaacgaattcacagctgaggaatgtcatatggctgagaaacacctaaagaaatgttcaacatctttagtcataagggaaatgcaaatcaaaacaaccctgagatttcacctcacaccagtgagaatggctaagattaaaaaaactcaggtgacagcagacgctggcgaagatgtagagaaagaggaacactcctccactgttggtgggattgcagactgttacaaccatgctggaaatcagtggacattgaactacctgaggacccagctatacctctcttgggtatatacccaaaagatgccccaacatataacaaagacacatgctccaccatgttcatagagaccctgatttaaaacaaaaacaatagagcCAGTAATGCTCAAAACTAAAAACCAAGTAGTATTTCTTCTTActgttttctggggttttgtAAAACTATTGGGTCATTTAATCTTTTGTTCAAGCCAGTTTGAATTGAATGTGAAATCTTTGAACATGTCTACAGTCATAATCGTGTGTTAAATTCACATTGTTTAAACAGGCTTCCTTGGCACGAAGAACACACAGGGATATGGCTGTACACCTGTCTTATTATTCCCAAATTAACCCTGGCACTCAGGAGTTGGTCTTCTGAGACAACACAGCCCAGTTCAGCGGGTAACAATAAACAGCACCCAGCTGTCCAGTTATCAACTGCTCTCTTAATAAGCTGTGTGCAGACTGCTTCTTAGCATATTCTCTATATGCACACAATCTGTGGGTTCAACTTACGGTGGACATGATTGTCAAATGGCAGGCCACCACATTTACATGTGGAAACTAGTTACCAGGGCTACCGTGTCCTAAGCTCACTGTTCAAGGCTGAGCTCCTTGCAACATCTGGGCATGTCTAGCAGACAGATAGAATTGCTACCTGTGGGATCAACTCATGGGGGAAaatgagaaaagcaagattccTGTCTGTAGCTTTTTCTGTGGGGCCAAGGGACCCATACTCGGCTGCACTAGAGCCAGCAATAGCCACTGAGCAGGACTGAGTGCCATGCTGGCTGTCTCTGCAGGCCTCTACATGGTTTGCTGTGATGTGAGGTCCAAGAACATTCTGAGGAATCTAAGAACTAGAAGGGGCTCTTGCTCATACCTTAAGTTCCATTATGCCTACAAGAATCCTTTTCTGTCTATGTAGAGAGACCCAGAGTAGAAAAGGATGTGCTCATTCTTGGAACTGCATCATCTTTTCATGAAGAAAAGTCAGTTGATGGCATAGCTGGAGCTTACAGTACTAATATGATCAATATTAGTACATAATTAAGTCAGGTTAAAACAAAGAAGAATTTCCCAGACCAGCGCTTAGGGCTGTGACCACCCATGACCCAATGGGTAGAAGTTTCTAGAAAGAATGGGAAGCTACTCTTTATTTAAGCAACACTTGAATACAAATACAGAGTCAACAGGACTTTCCATTATACCAAAGCATGTTTCCTTTACACATTGGCCCATAATGTGTTCCATATGTGCCTATATTTTACAGAATGTATGTGATTCTCACTTTCTTATTTTAAACAGTTTGTTTTATTTAGAAAAGAATCTAATGTCAGAATTAAAGTCTTAGTCATTGGATGTTAGCACCGAAGGGGCTACTCAAAGTGACTTCACACCACAGGAGATATTGAACAGCTACTAGAGGGAGGGATGCTAACTAGTTAAACTTCAGATATCTGTGGTAAGAGCTGGCTGCTTCCAATGAGTCGTTCATTACAGATGCTATGCTAAGTCTCCTGGTCTTGATTATGTAATTCTCTTTTCTATTTGTCTCtttgtccttccctctctctactACCCATTCATCTCATCTAGTATCTCTCCACCCTTTTTGACTTCCtgtccttccccatcctcctgtcCGTACACCCCACCATCCTTATCATTTATCTCCTTGTTACCCTTTCCTCTGCTTGCCAGCCTACTCTTTCCTCcgtcctgggctggtggttcctctgtctctctgcttttccCATTAGAAGCcttcttttgtttccttgtgCTTTTACCAGTTTCCAAGATAGGACCCTTACCAAACCTGCTTGTCACTGAAAATGGCTTCTTCTTACCAGATTTCTTTTCATCTGAATGTTGCACATTGAAAATGACATCTTTCATCTGGATACCTTGTTTGAGCTTCTTTATTTTAGAATCATAGAGAGAGAATTCCAAATCCCATGACCTGTTGTACTTTATGGCCACTACttgttccttaaaatgcttcAGATCCTGCCTCACCGAAGGGGCGATTTTGAAGCAGAACTTTAGCCCCAAGCTCAAGGTGTTGTCTGTTTTCAACATGTCAAATAAGAACTGCAAACTGAGAGTCACCTCTTCATAGTTCTCCTGATCTACCAGCTTTGCCACTTCTTTGTGTGTGGCCTCTCCTAGCTGACCCTGGTCCTCCTTCACAAGGAAGGACATGGCATAGAAAAATTCCTGGAAGCTAATGTGGCAAAAGCTGTAGAGTTTCTTGATGCCGAGCCCCTCTCGGTAGTCAGTGCAGTTCAGGAAAGCAGTAAGGCTGGGGCCATCTAAGCTGTGCTTTCTGAGGACGTCCTCTTCAAATAGCAGCCTCTGGTGCCGCATCCCCTCCGCTGCCAAGGAGCACAGACCCCGCAGTACCTTGTGCCTGGTAAGCTCAGAGCTGTCCCCATTGCCATCAGTGGGCAGAAAGGTGGACACATATGCAGTGAAGATGTCTGTACTGTTGCTAGGTGTCTCAGAGACTTCCTGGCCTCTCGCCATCTTCCCCTTCAGCCAGGAGCAGACCACCCAGCAAATGCCTGGAACCTGGCATGCTTTATAGAGAACAGCATTGTTTTGCACAAACTCAAGGGCGTTTCTCAACTGCTCCTTATCCATAAAATAGGAGCAGAAATatgtctccctctcctcctcagagAAGCCTAAGACATGGACATGTCGCCGTTCACCCAGCATGGGCTCCAGACTCTGCAAAGCTGGAGGCCGTGTAGTGATGAGAAGAGAGCATGGTACCTCCCTTCTCCTCATCAGAATGTGTAGTACGCGCTCGGCACGGCTGGACTTCTGTAACTCATCATAGCCATCCAGGATGAACAGGAGCCGCTCAGGCTGCCTCAGAATCTCTGTGACTGGGGCTTGATCATCCCCACAACACCAGCAGATGAGGTTGGGCAGGTCACACTTGGGTAACAGGACCACTTCTC is part of the Rattus norvegicus strain BN/NHsdMcwi chromosome 1, GRCr8, whole genome shotgun sequence genome and harbors:
- the Nlrp10 gene encoding NACHT, LRR and PYD domains-containing protein 10; this encodes MALARANSPQEALLWALNDLEENSFKTLKFHLRDVTQFHLARGELEGLSQVDLASKLISMYGAQEAVRVVGRSLQAMNLMELVDYLNQVCLNDYREIYREHVLCLEERQDWGVNSSHNKLLLVATSSSGSLRSPSCSDLEQELDPVHVETLFAPEAESYSTPPIVVMQGSAGTGKTTLVKKLVQDWAKGKLYPGQFDYVFYVSCREVVLLPKCDLPNLICWCCGDDQAPVTEILRQPERLLFILDGYDELQKSSRAERVLHILMRRREVPCSLLITTRPPALQSLEPMLGERRHVHVLGFSEEERETYFCSYFMDKEQLRNALEFVQNNAVLYKACQVPGICWVVCSWLKGKMARGQEVSETPSNSTDIFTAYVSTFLPTDGNGDSSELTRHKVLRGLCSLAAEGMRHQRLLFEEDVLRKHSLDGPSLTAFLNCTDYREGLGIKKLYSFCHISFQEFFYAMSFLVKEDQGQLGEATHKEVAKLVDQENYEEVTLSLQFLFDMLKTDNTLSLGLKFCFKIAPSVRQDLKHFKEQVVAIKYNRSWDLEFSLYDSKIKKLKQGIQMKDVIFNVQHSDEKKSGKKKPFSVTSRFGKGPILETGKSTRKQKKASNGKSRETEEPPAQDGGKSRLASRGKGNKEINDKDGGVYGQEDGEGQEVKKGGEILDEMNG